GGTGACCATTGAGGAGCTATCTACTAGTGGCCAATGGTTGCCCGTCTCCGGTGAAGTGCTCGTGCGCACCCCCTGGTTACCCGCATATAGTTACGGCGACCGTTTAGAGCTCAAGGGACGCCTGGAGACACCCCCGCAGATTGGGTCTTTCTCCTATCGGGACTACCTAGCCAGACAGGGGATATACGCTATGCTGCGCTATCCCCACATCACCCGACTCGAACCAGGCGGGTACACCCCTTTAGCATGGATCTATAGACTTAAGGACCGTTTGGCTGAAGTGCTGGGCAGTCTACTGCCCGAGCCGCAGTCCTCCCTGGCTCAGGGAATACTACTGGGAAGACGCTCAGGCATCCCGGCCGAACTCCTGGCCGCCTTCAATCAGACGAATACCAGTCACATCATCGCCATCTCTGGTTTCAATATCAGCCTTATCGCCGGCATGCTGGCTACTTTAGCCGGTCGCTGGAACAGGCGTCGTGCCGTCCTCCTCGTTATCGTTGGCGTCGTCCTCTATACCCTCCTCGTTGGAGCAAGCGCCTCGGTCATGCGGGCAGCCATTATGAGCATCCTGGCCATCGGCGCTCTCTACTATGGCCGTCCCAACGACGCCCTCACCGCTCTGGCGGTGGCGGGGGTGATGATGACCGGCCTTAACCCCTTTCTCCTTTGGGACGTGGCCTTCCAATTGTCATTTCTAGCCACGGCTGGACTTCTCCTGCTTCAACCACTCTTACAGGACTGGCTTCGCCGTCTTCCACTCTGGTTTCGGGAGAGTCTTTCGGTCACCCTCGCCGCCCAGTTAGCCACCCTGCCAATCATCGTCCTGAACTTCTACCAGGCCTCGCTGGTCACGCCGCTGGCTAACTTGCTGGCTCTGCCCGCCTTCCCCGGCATAATGCTTTGGGGAGGGGCGGCGGGGTTGCTTGGACTCCTTTGGGCACCCCTCGCCCTCCCCTTCGCCTGGATAGCCTGGCTACACCTTACGTATATGATTTCTATTGTAGAACTTTGCGCACGCCTGCCATTCTCCTCCTTTTCCCTCACCCCTCTACCGGGCGCTTTGGGGTGGCTCTATTACGCTGTTCTGCTCGCCGCTCTGATGTTGGTACAGCGGCGGGCGCATGGGATCAGCGGGCCATCCCAGGGGACGCTATGGTCAAGGCCATTTCTAGGCAGAGCGAAAGGTGACCAAACAGCAATCCAGCATCAGCACCTGTCGCTTAAGACGACGCTCAGCACTCTCTTGCTCCTCATCGTTACTGCCTGGGCGGCCATCTTCGCCCTACCGGATGGGAAGACACATCTCACTTTTTTCGACGTCGGACAGGGAGATGCAATCTTGCTCCAGAGCCCAACCAATCAAAAGATCCTCATCGACGGCGGACCGAGCCCTTTGGCCATCAGCAATGCCCTGGGTCGCCGTCTACCGTTTTGGGACCGAACGATAGATCTGGTGATCGCCACCCATCCGCACGAGGATCATATAACTGGCCTCCTGGCTGTAATGCAACGCTACCGGGTGAAACAGGTACTCGATTCCGGCTATCCTCATAATACTCCCACCTATAGACGCTGGTTGGAGGCGATCAGAGAGAAGGGACTCAAGCGCACCGTGGCCAAGGCCGGGCAGGAGATCACCTTGGGACAGGGGATAAGACTGGAGATCATCCACCCCGGGGAGGAGCTACTGAGCGGGACCCCCTCTGATGCCAATAACAACTCGGTGGTTGTCAGGTTGCGGATGGGAGCGGCGACCATATTACTGGCCGGCGATCTGGAGGAGGATGGACAGCGCTACCTGCTCAGGAAAGGACAAGCGCTAAGCAGCAATATCCTGAAGGTGCCCCATCAGGGTGGGCACACCGCCCTGGACAGCAACTTCCTGGCCGCTGTACACCCTGAAGCAGCCATTATACTCGTGGGCAAGGACAATCGTTTTGGACATCCGGCACCAGAGACGCTGGAAAAGCTGCGGGGGACACCGGTATACCGCACAGACTTAAACGGCACCATCGAGGTGGTGATCGATGAAGCCGGCTATCGGATCCGCACCGAACGGTAGTTTTTCAGGCGCCGCGCAGAGCTAGGGAT
This genomic window from Chloroflexota bacterium contains:
- a CDS encoding DNA internalization-related competence protein ComEC/Rec2; translated protein: MSAISLDQWRRVTATPLIFLSCAWLSGLYLGSFLMLPWEGMFALGTLILVLLMLWWPVDHIRLILLGALVLLTALWRYQAVLPHFGEQHIAYYNEGGVFSLRGWVSSEPEIRDRWATLRVTIEELSTSGQWLPVSGEVLVRTPWLPAYSYGDRLELKGRLETPPQIGSFSYRDYLARQGIYAMLRYPHITRLEPGGYTPLAWIYRLKDRLAEVLGSLLPEPQSSLAQGILLGRRSGIPAELLAAFNQTNTSHIIAISGFNISLIAGMLATLAGRWNRRRAVLLVIVGVVLYTLLVGASASVMRAAIMSILAIGALYYGRPNDALTALAVAGVMMTGLNPFLLWDVAFQLSFLATAGLLLLQPLLQDWLRRLPLWFRESLSVTLAAQLATLPIIVLNFYQASLVTPLANLLALPAFPGIMLWGGAAGLLGLLWAPLALPFAWIAWLHLTYMISIVELCARLPFSSFSLTPLPGALGWLYYAVLLAALMLVQRRAHGISGPSQGTLWSRPFLGRAKGDQTAIQHQHLSLKTTLSTLLLLIVTAWAAIFALPDGKTHLTFFDVGQGDAILLQSPTNQKILIDGGPSPLAISNALGRRLPFWDRTIDLVIATHPHEDHITGLLAVMQRYRVKQVLDSGYPHNTPTYRRWLEAIREKGLKRTVAKAGQEITLGQGIRLEIIHPGEELLSGTPSDANNNSVVVRLRMGAATILLAGDLEEDGQRYLLRKGQALSSNILKVPHQGGHTALDSNFLAAVHPEAAIILVGKDNRFGHPAPETLEKLRGTPVYRTDLNGTIEVVIDEAGYRIRTER